A genome region from Portunus trituberculatus isolate SZX2019 chromosome 18, ASM1759143v1, whole genome shotgun sequence includes the following:
- the LOC123505564 gene encoding LOW QUALITY PROTEIN: ribosome biogenesis regulatory protein homolog (The sequence of the model RefSeq protein was modified relative to this genomic sequence to represent the inferred CDS: inserted 1 base in 1 codon), which translates to MAEIDSSQRVQEILTQATEELKSIKVPNDDQLEYDLGNLLVSSNNTLDETLTRDQEKIDSYLHILARDSIQALLNRVWELPSERIDSDIYVTLPKPATRLPREKPXPKPRPPTRWETYAREKGINKRKKDKKVWDDALKRWVPRFGYRKIAAEKEKNWVKEVPSNADPYEDQFAKAAEIKKENIAKNEFQRLRNIAKNRKLKIPNVGVTGNEYASKNELSMAMHHAKHATASRGKFQPELPNEKKVKGLGKKRKMEMTTGSGQAEKKRNIEVLEKIDKPSLNLDGAIHKEIRDENVAMDLKRKGGKVYGRRSKMGGRHRTKSDHKSLMLGTGFQAKGKGRGKGKGKPNAAPRKKAGGGKMQGKGRPAGKGMVKGKGKGK; encoded by the exons ATGGCGGAGATAGACTCCAGCCAGCGGGTCCAGGAGATCCTCACTCAGGCTACAGAGGAGCTGAAGTCCATCAAGGTACCCAACGATGACCAGCTGGAGTACGACCTTGGCAATCTGCTGGTGAGCAGCAACAACACCCTGGACGAGACCCTCACCAG AGACCAAGAGAAGATTGACAGCTACCTTCACATCTTGGCTCGAGACAGTATACAGGCGCTGCTTAACAGAGTGTGGGAGCTGCCTAGTGAACGCATTGATAGTGACATCTACGTCACACTGCCAAAGCCAGCCACCAG ATTGCCTAGGGAGAAAC TGCCCAAGCCACGTCCACCAACCAGATGGGAAACGTATGCTCGTGAGAAAGGTatcaataagaggaagaaggacaagaaagtATGGGATGATGCCCTCAAG CGGTGGGTGCCTCGCTTTGGCTACCGGAAAATTGCAgccgagaaggagaagaattggGTGAAGGAGGTGCCTAGCAATGCTGATCCCTATGAAGACCAGTTTGCCAAGGCTGCtgagattaagaaagaaaatatagctaAGAATGAATTCCAGCGACTGCGTAACATTGCTAAGAACAGGAAGTTAAAGATTCCTAATGTAGGTGTGACAGGCAATGAATATGCCTCCAAGAATGAACTCAGTATGGCTATGCATCATGCCAAACATGCAACTGCCTCAAGGGGAAAATTCCAACCTGAACTTCCAAATgagaagaaggtgaagggacTTGGGAAGAAGCGCAAGATGGAGATGACAACAGGTAGCGGCCAGGCAGAGAAGAAACGCAACATTGAGGTCCTTGAGAAAATTGATAAGCCATCTCTTAATCTGGATGGAGCCATTCACAAGGAGATCCGAGATGAGAATGTTGCCATGGATCTCAAGCgcaagggaggaaaggtgtaTGGCAGGAGGTCCAAGATGGGAGGCAGACACAGAACCAAGTCAGACCACAAATCCTTGATGCTGGGGACTGGATTCCAAGCTAAGGGCAAGGGCAGGGGTAAGGGTAAGGGTAAGCCAAATGCTGCTCCAAGaaagaaggcaggaggaggcaaGATGCAAGGTAAAGGTAGACCGGCAGGAAAGGGAAtggtgaaggggaaaggaaaaggtaaataG